A DNA window from Brassica napus cultivar Da-Ae chromosome C1, Da-Ae, whole genome shotgun sequence contains the following coding sequences:
- the LOC106376685 gene encoding beta carbonic anhydrase 6, mitochondrial isoform X2, giving the protein MALTLCGRARRLVSVSATSVYSNGRLQRLQQTGWNRFQLGEAKAIRLLPRRTNMVQELGSREEFMQENRDTETSYDFLGEMRQRFLRFKRQKYLPQIEKFQALAVAQSPKVMVIGCADSRVCPSYVLGFQPGEAFTIRNVANLITPIQNGPTETNSALEFAVTTLQVENIIVMGHSNCGGIAALMNHQNHLEQPSSFCVYSLVERWVMNGKAAKLRTQEASSHLSFDEQCRNCEKESIKDSVMNLITYPWIRDRVKSGEVKIHGCYYNLSDCSLEKWRLSSDKNSNEFYVSDKEIWN; this is encoded by the exons ATGGCGTTAACACTAT GTGGAAGAGCTCGTCGCTTAGTCTCTGTCTCTGCAACATCAGTATATAGCAATGGTCGTCTTCAAAGA CTGCAACAAACCGGATGGAATCGGTTTCAGCTTGGTGAAGCAAAAGCAATAAGATTATTACCAAG GAGGACGAATATGGTTCAAGAATTAGGAAGTAGAGAAGAATTTATGCAAGAAAACAGAGATACTGAGACAAGTTATGATTTTCTGGGTGAGATGAGACAGAGGTTTCTTAGATTCAAGAGACAAAAGTATTT ACCACAGATAGAAAAGTTTCAAGCTTTGGCCGTAGCTCAATCACCAAAG gtTATGGTGATAGGATGTGCAGATTCAAGGGTGTGTCCTTCTTATGTACTAGGATTTCAACCTGGTGAAGCTTTTACTATCCGAAATGTTGCCAATCTCATCACGCCCATTCAG AATGGGCCAACAGAAACCAACTCAGCTCTTGAATTTGCAGTCACTACTCTTCAG GTTGAGAACATTATAGTAATGGGTCATAGCAATTGTGGAGGAATCGCAGCGCTTATGAACCATCAAAACCATCTAGAACAACCGTCTag CTTTTGTGTGTATAGTTTGGTAGAGAGATGGGTCATGAATGGAAAAGCCGCCAAGTTAAGAACACAAGAAGCTTCATCACACTTAAGTTTTGATGAACAGTGCAGAAACTGTGAGAAG GAATCTATAAAGGATTCCGTGATGAATTTGATAACCTATCCATGGATAAGAGATAGAGTAAAGAGTGGTGAAGTCAAGATTCATGGATGTTATTACAATTTGTCAGATTGTAGTCTTGAGAAGTGGAGGCTCAGTTCAGACAAGAATAGCAATGAATTCTATGTTTCAGACAAAGAGATATGGAACTGA
- the LOC106376685 gene encoding beta carbonic anhydrase 6, mitochondrial isoform X1: MALTLCGRARRLVSVSATSVYSNGRLQRLQQTGWNRFQLGEAKAIRLLPRRTNMVQELGSREEFMQENRDTETSYDFLGEMRQRFLRFKRQKYLPQIEKFQALAVAQSPKVMVIGCADSRVCPSYVLGFQPGEAFTIRNVANLITPIQNGPTETNSALEFAVTTLQVENIIVMGHSNCGGIAALMNHQNHLEQPSSNSFCVYSLVERWVMNGKAAKLRTQEASSHLSFDEQCRNCEKESIKDSVMNLITYPWIRDRVKSGEVKIHGCYYNLSDCSLEKWRLSSDKNSNEFYVSDKEIWN; this comes from the exons ATGGCGTTAACACTAT GTGGAAGAGCTCGTCGCTTAGTCTCTGTCTCTGCAACATCAGTATATAGCAATGGTCGTCTTCAAAGA CTGCAACAAACCGGATGGAATCGGTTTCAGCTTGGTGAAGCAAAAGCAATAAGATTATTACCAAG GAGGACGAATATGGTTCAAGAATTAGGAAGTAGAGAAGAATTTATGCAAGAAAACAGAGATACTGAGACAAGTTATGATTTTCTGGGTGAGATGAGACAGAGGTTTCTTAGATTCAAGAGACAAAAGTATTT ACCACAGATAGAAAAGTTTCAAGCTTTGGCCGTAGCTCAATCACCAAAG gtTATGGTGATAGGATGTGCAGATTCAAGGGTGTGTCCTTCTTATGTACTAGGATTTCAACCTGGTGAAGCTTTTACTATCCGAAATGTTGCCAATCTCATCACGCCCATTCAG AATGGGCCAACAGAAACCAACTCAGCTCTTGAATTTGCAGTCACTACTCTTCAG GTTGAGAACATTATAGTAATGGGTCATAGCAATTGTGGAGGAATCGCAGCGCTTATGAACCATCAAAACCATCTAGAACAACCGTCTag CAACAGCTTTTGTGTGTATAGTTTGGTAGAGAGATGGGTCATGAATGGAAAAGCCGCCAAGTTAAGAACACAAGAAGCTTCATCACACTTAAGTTTTGATGAACAGTGCAGAAACTGTGAGAAG GAATCTATAAAGGATTCCGTGATGAATTTGATAACCTATCCATGGATAAGAGATAGAGTAAAGAGTGGTGAAGTCAAGATTCATGGATGTTATTACAATTTGTCAGATTGTAGTCTTGAGAAGTGGAGGCTCAGTTCAGACAAGAATAGCAATGAATTCTATGTTTCAGACAAAGAGATATGGAACTGA
- the LOC106376685 gene encoding beta carbonic anhydrase 6, mitochondrial isoform X3: MALTLCGRARRLVSVSATSVYSNGRLQRLQQTGWNRFQLGEAKAIRLLPRRTNMVQELGSREEFMQENRDTETSYDFLGEMRQRFLRFKRQKYLPQIEKFQALAVAQSPKVMVIGCADSRVCPSYVLGFQPGEAFTIRNVANLITPIQNGPTETNSALEFAVTTLQVENIIVMGHSNCGGIAALMNHQNHLEQPSSLVERWVMNGKAAKLRTQEASSHLSFDEQCRNCEKESIKDSVMNLITYPWIRDRVKSGEVKIHGCYYNLSDCSLEKWRLSSDKNSNEFYVSDKEIWN, translated from the exons ATGGCGTTAACACTAT GTGGAAGAGCTCGTCGCTTAGTCTCTGTCTCTGCAACATCAGTATATAGCAATGGTCGTCTTCAAAGA CTGCAACAAACCGGATGGAATCGGTTTCAGCTTGGTGAAGCAAAAGCAATAAGATTATTACCAAG GAGGACGAATATGGTTCAAGAATTAGGAAGTAGAGAAGAATTTATGCAAGAAAACAGAGATACTGAGACAAGTTATGATTTTCTGGGTGAGATGAGACAGAGGTTTCTTAGATTCAAGAGACAAAAGTATTT ACCACAGATAGAAAAGTTTCAAGCTTTGGCCGTAGCTCAATCACCAAAG gtTATGGTGATAGGATGTGCAGATTCAAGGGTGTGTCCTTCTTATGTACTAGGATTTCAACCTGGTGAAGCTTTTACTATCCGAAATGTTGCCAATCTCATCACGCCCATTCAG AATGGGCCAACAGAAACCAACTCAGCTCTTGAATTTGCAGTCACTACTCTTCAG GTTGAGAACATTATAGTAATGGGTCATAGCAATTGTGGAGGAATCGCAGCGCTTATGAACCATCAAAACCATCTAGAACAACCGTCTag TTTGGTAGAGAGATGGGTCATGAATGGAAAAGCCGCCAAGTTAAGAACACAAGAAGCTTCATCACACTTAAGTTTTGATGAACAGTGCAGAAACTGTGAGAAG GAATCTATAAAGGATTCCGTGATGAATTTGATAACCTATCCATGGATAAGAGATAGAGTAAAGAGTGGTGAAGTCAAGATTCATGGATGTTATTACAATTTGTCAGATTGTAGTCTTGAGAAGTGGAGGCTCAGTTCAGACAAGAATAGCAATGAATTCTATGTTTCAGACAAAGAGATATGGAACTGA